One segment of Nostoc piscinale CENA21 DNA contains the following:
- a CDS encoding cation:proton antiporter, with product MHTVILVLIEVLIVIGLSRLIGLAFKSIKQPLVIGEIVAGIMLGPSLFGLVAPHIAASLFPPETIPFLNVLSQVGLIFFMFLIGLELNPKYLSGQLEVAVLTSHVSILVPFSLGTLLAVLLYPLVSNASVSFTAFALFLGAAMSITAFPVLARIITENNLQGTRLGTLALTCAAVDDVTAWCVLAVAIAVARTGNFFGAIPTIIESIVYIGFMLTVGRWFLKRLATYYRRTGRLSQLLLAVIYMAVVGSALITELIGIHLIFGAFLLGAAMPKNADLVRELAVKTEDFVLIFLLPIFFAYSGLRTQIGLLNRPELWLLCGLVLLVAIAGKYLGTYIAARVSGINKREASALGWLMNTRGLTELIVLNIGLELGVISPLVFTMLVIMALVTTFMTSPLLEWTYPKRLIKLDVVEPDLEVETSAETATIVEPAPSYRILVPVANPSTQKGLVQLAVALALNYKQPAVVNPLSLIELQEDYAFESTPVEAERLILQRRLELEELINTLEPPIARSHIHPIIRISSNVARETAQIAEIEQPDLILVGWHRPAFSNNRLGGRVGQILSIAPVDVAVFVDRGSERLENLLVPYSANIHDDLALILAFRLLLNRDTCMLQILQVLRDNHHQDELSYELHKMMEQLPASVRDRIAIKTVESPEPIQAVVEASEAVDLTIAGTSRVWGIERQTLGRYTDALAIQCRSSLLITRRYSQVTSHLASVLPEISNQESTVKQF from the coding sequence ATGCACACAGTTATTCTCGTTTTGATCGAGGTGCTGATTGTTATTGGACTGTCCCGGCTCATAGGTCTGGCATTCAAATCAATTAAGCAACCTTTGGTAATTGGTGAGATTGTTGCCGGGATTATGCTTGGCCCATCTTTATTTGGATTGGTTGCTCCCCATATAGCAGCTAGTTTATTTCCACCAGAAACGATTCCGTTTCTTAATGTTTTATCTCAGGTGGGGTTAATATTTTTCATGTTTTTGATTGGGCTAGAACTTAATCCCAAATATCTGAGTGGTCAGTTAGAAGTAGCAGTTCTAACTTCCCATGTCAGCATTTTAGTACCTTTTTCTTTGGGAACTTTGCTGGCAGTACTGCTGTATCCTCTGGTTTCTAATGCAAGTGTTTCGTTTACTGCCTTTGCCTTATTTTTAGGTGCAGCAATGTCAATTACAGCTTTTCCTGTATTGGCACGAATTATTACAGAGAATAACTTACAGGGAACACGTTTAGGAACCCTAGCATTAACTTGTGCCGCCGTAGATGATGTCACAGCATGGTGTGTTTTAGCAGTAGCGATCGCAGTAGCACGTACTGGTAACTTTTTTGGTGCTATTCCCACCATTATTGAAAGCATAGTCTACATTGGCTTTATGCTGACAGTGGGGCGCTGGTTTCTGAAACGTTTAGCAACTTATTACCGACGTACTGGACGCTTAAGCCAGTTACTTTTAGCTGTAATTTACATGGCGGTAGTTGGTTCTGCACTCATCACCGAACTAATTGGGATTCACCTCATTTTTGGCGCATTTTTATTGGGAGCCGCCATGCCCAAGAATGCAGATTTAGTGCGAGAATTAGCCGTCAAAACTGAAGATTTTGTTTTGATATTTCTGCTACCAATATTTTTTGCCTACAGTGGTTTGCGGACACAGATTGGTTTATTAAATCGTCCTGAGTTGTGGTTATTGTGTGGCTTGGTATTGCTCGTGGCGATCGCAGGCAAGTATCTTGGTACTTATATCGCCGCTCGTGTGAGTGGAATTAATAAACGCGAAGCTTCAGCCCTTGGTTGGTTAATGAATACCCGCGGTTTAACTGAACTCATTGTTCTGAATATTGGTTTAGAGCTAGGAGTAATTTCGCCTTTAGTCTTTACCATGCTGGTGATTATGGCATTGGTAACAACATTTATGACCTCTCCGCTACTGGAGTGGACATATCCGAAACGCCTCATCAAGTTAGATGTCGTTGAACCAGACTTAGAAGTAGAAACATCTGCTGAAACCGCTACCATTGTTGAACCTGCTCCGAGTTACCGAATTTTAGTCCCAGTGGCAAATCCCAGCACCCAAAAAGGTTTGGTACAGTTGGCAGTAGCGTTGGCGCTTAATTACAAACAACCTGCGGTTGTCAATCCTCTCAGTTTAATTGAATTGCAAGAAGATTATGCTTTTGAGAGTACCCCAGTGGAAGCAGAACGATTAATTCTTCAGCGTCGCCTAGAACTAGAAGAATTGATTAATACCTTAGAACCACCAATAGCTCGTTCTCATATACATCCCATCATTCGCATATCAAGCAACGTAGCGCGAGAAACTGCCCAAATCGCTGAAATTGAGCAACCTGATTTAATTCTTGTAGGATGGCACCGCCCAGCTTTTAGTAATAATCGCTTAGGTGGTCGAGTCGGTCAAATCTTAAGCATCGCACCAGTAGATGTTGCTGTGTTTGTAGATCGTGGTTCCGAACGCTTAGAAAATTTATTAGTGCCTTACTCAGCAAATATCCATGATGATTTAGCCTTGATTTTAGCTTTTAGGCTCTTGCTGAACCGTGACACCTGTATGTTGCAGATTTTACAAGTACTAAGAGATAACCATCACCAAGATGAGTTGAGCTATGAACTGCATAAAATGATGGAGCAATTACCAGCTAGTGTACGCGATCGCATTGCCATTAAAACCGTCGAATCTCCAGAGCCAATTCAAGCTGTAGTAGAAGCTTCCGAAGCAGTTGACCTGACAATTGCTGGTACTAGCCGCGTTTGGGGAATTGAACGTCAAACCCTGGGCAGATATACAGATGCTTTGGCGATTCAATGTCGTTCTTCACTACTCATTACCCGTCGTTACAGCCAAGTTACATCTCATCTGGCTTCTGTACTCCCAGAAATTAGCAACCAAGAATCAACAGTCAAGCAATTCTAG